From a single Mycolicibacterium moriokaense genomic region:
- the purL gene encoding phosphoribosylformylglycinamidine synthase subunit PurL, translating to MTSELTHGLNVPDTVDRAAATPDQPQPHRELGLKDDEYQRIREILGRRPTDAELAMYSVMWSEHCSYKSSKVHLRYFGETTTEAMRAGMLAGIGENAGVVDIGDGWAATFKVESHNHPSYIEPYQGAATGVGGIVRDIMAMGARPVAVMDQLRFGAADAPDTRRVVDGVVRGIGGYGNSLGLPNIGGETVFDASYAGNPLVNALCVGVLRKEDLHLAFASGTGNKIILFGARTGLDGIGGVSVLASDTFGGDESGAPGRKKLPSVQVGDPFMEKVLIECCLELYAKKLVVGIQDLGGAGLSCATSELASAGDGGMRIELDAVPLRAENMTPAEILSSESQERMCAVVAPENVEAFMAVCRKWDVLATVIGEVTDGDRLEITWHGETVVDVPPRTVAHEGPVYERPVQRPDAQDALNADTSAKLPRPSTGEELRATLFAMLGSPHLCSRAFITEQYDRYVRGNTVLAEHADGGVLRVDEETGRGIAISTDASGRYTALDPYAGAQLALAEAYRNVAVTGATPVAVTNCLNFGSPEDPGVMWQFSQAVRGLADGCAALGIPVTGGNVSFYNQTGTTPILPTPVVGVLGVIDDVRRRIPTGLGTEPGETLILLGDTYDEFDGSIWAQVTADHLGGLPPKVDLEREKLLAEVLTAASRDGLVSAAHDLSEGGLIQAVVEAALAGETGCRIIIPENADPFVTLFSESTGRVLVAVPRTEESRFVAMCEARGLPATRIGVVDPGPEPGQAAVEVQGLFTASLEDLRSTSEGVLPGLFG from the coding sequence GTGACGTCGGAGCTAACCCACGGCTTGAATGTTCCTGACACCGTCGACCGTGCCGCCGCCACTCCGGACCAACCTCAGCCGCACCGCGAACTGGGCCTCAAGGACGACGAGTATCAGCGGATCCGCGAAATCCTCGGCCGTCGGCCCACCGACGCCGAACTGGCGATGTACTCGGTGATGTGGAGTGAGCACTGCTCCTACAAGTCTTCGAAGGTGCACCTGCGGTACTTCGGTGAGACCACCACCGAAGCGATGCGGGCAGGGATGCTTGCGGGTATCGGTGAGAACGCCGGCGTGGTGGACATCGGCGACGGGTGGGCGGCCACCTTCAAGGTCGAGTCCCACAACCACCCGTCCTACATCGAGCCCTACCAGGGTGCGGCCACCGGCGTCGGCGGCATCGTGCGCGACATCATGGCGATGGGCGCTCGCCCCGTGGCGGTGATGGACCAGTTGCGCTTCGGCGCGGCGGACGCACCCGACACCCGCCGCGTCGTCGACGGCGTCGTCCGCGGCATCGGTGGCTACGGCAACTCGCTCGGCCTGCCGAACATCGGCGGTGAGACGGTGTTCGACGCCTCCTATGCCGGCAACCCGTTGGTCAATGCGCTCTGCGTGGGCGTCCTGCGCAAAGAGGACCTGCACCTGGCGTTCGCGTCCGGCACCGGCAACAAGATAATCCTGTTCGGGGCGCGCACCGGACTCGACGGCATCGGTGGCGTCTCGGTGCTGGCGTCGGACACCTTCGGGGGCGACGAGAGCGGGGCGCCGGGACGCAAGAAACTGCCCTCGGTACAGGTCGGCGACCCGTTCATGGAGAAGGTGCTCATCGAGTGCTGCCTCGAGCTGTACGCCAAGAAACTGGTCGTCGGCATCCAGGATCTCGGCGGCGCCGGATTGTCCTGCGCGACATCCGAACTCGCGTCGGCGGGTGACGGAGGTATGCGGATCGAGCTGGACGCCGTGCCGCTGCGTGCCGAGAACATGACACCTGCGGAGATACTGTCGAGCGAGTCGCAGGAACGCATGTGCGCTGTCGTCGCACCGGAGAACGTCGAGGCGTTCATGGCGGTGTGCCGCAAGTGGGATGTGCTGGCCACCGTCATCGGCGAGGTCACCGACGGCGACCGCCTCGAAATCACCTGGCACGGCGAAACAGTCGTCGACGTACCGCCGCGCACCGTCGCACACGAGGGTCCCGTCTACGAGCGCCCCGTGCAGCGGCCCGACGCCCAGGACGCGCTTAACGCCGACACGTCCGCGAAGCTGCCGCGGCCCTCGACAGGCGAAGAGCTGCGCGCGACTCTCTTTGCGATGCTCGGCAGTCCACATCTGTGCAGCCGCGCGTTCATCACCGAGCAGTACGACCGCTACGTCCGCGGCAACACGGTGCTGGCCGAGCACGCCGACGGCGGCGTGTTGCGGGTGGACGAGGAGACCGGGCGGGGCATCGCTATCTCGACCGACGCGTCCGGCCGTTACACCGCACTCGACCCCTATGCGGGTGCGCAGCTGGCACTGGCCGAGGCGTACCGCAACGTCGCCGTCACCGGCGCCACCCCGGTCGCGGTCACCAACTGCCTCAACTTCGGCTCACCCGAAGATCCCGGTGTCATGTGGCAGTTCAGCCAGGCGGTGCGTGGCCTCGCCGATGGCTGTGCCGCACTTGGCATTCCGGTCACCGGCGGCAACGTCAGTTTCTACAACCAGACCGGGACCACGCCGATTCTGCCGACCCCGGTCGTCGGTGTGCTCGGCGTCATCGACGACGTGCGGCGCCGCATCCCGACCGGGTTGGGCACCGAACCGGGAGAGACGCTGATCCTGCTCGGGGACACCTACGACGAGTTCGACGGTTCGATCTGGGCGCAGGTCACCGCCGACCACCTGGGTGGCCTGCCGCCGAAGGTCGATCTGGAGCGCGAGAAGCTGCTCGCCGAGGTGTTGACGGCCGCATCGCGGGACGGGCTGGTGTCCGCCGCGCACGATCTGTCCGAGGGCGGGCTGATCCAGGCGGTCGTCGAGGCCGCGCTGGCCGGTGAAACCGGTTGCCGCATCATCATTCCCGAGAATGCCGATCCCTTCGTCACGCTGTTCTCGGAGTCGACGGGCCGTGTTCTCGTCGCGGTGCCGCGGACCGAGGAGAGCCGGTTCGTGGCGATGTGTGAGGCGCGCGGACTGCCCGCGACCCGCATCGGTGTCGTCGATCCCGGGCCGGAGCCGGGACAGGCCGCCGTCGAGGTGCAGGGTCTGTTTACCGCAAGTCTGGAGGACCTGCGAAGCACGTCGGAGGGCGTGCTTCCCGGGTTGTTCGGGTGA